From Micromonospora auratinigra:
CCGGCGTGCCGGCCGGCGCGTGCGTCTCCAGCCAGCCGGCCAGCGCGCCGGGCTCGGTGAGCACGGCGCCGGCCAGCTCGAAGCCCGCCTCCGCCTCCGGCTCGACGTTCTCCAGGTACTGGTAGAGGCGGTCGCGCAGGATGCGGAACTGGAGCGTGTCGAAGACCTGGTGCACGGCCTCCCGGTCCCAGCCCTGCCAGCGGGCGTCCTCCGGGCGGACCGGCAGCTCCAGGTCGGCGACCAGGCAGTTGATCTCGTAGTTGCGGATCACGTCGGCGAGCCGCTCGCGCAGGCTGTCGCCGGCCTTGCCCTTGATCTCGTCGGCGCGGGCGATGACGCCCTCCACCCCGCCGTACAGGTTGATCCACTTGGCGGCCGTCTTCGGGCCGACGCCGGGGACGCCGGGGAGGTTGTCGCTGGTCTCGCCGACCAGGGCGGCCAGGTCGCGGTAGCGCTGCGGGCCCACGCCGTACTTCGCCTCGACCGCCGCCGGATCCATCCGGGCCAGGTCGGAGACGCCCTTGCGCGGGTAGAGCACGGTGATCCGGTCGCCGATGAGCTGGAAGGCGTCCCGGTCGCCGGTGCTGATCAGCACCTCCATGCCCTGGTCGCGGGCCTGGCAGGCGAGGGTGGCGATGACGTCGTCGGCCTCGTACCCCTCCTTCTCCACCACCGGGATCTGGAGCGCGGCCAGCACCTCCTTCACCAGGCTCACCTGGCCCTTGAAGTCGGTCGGGGTCTCGCTGCGGCCGGCCTTGTACTCGGTGTACTTCTCGGTGCGGAAGGAGCGGCGGGAGACGTCGAAGGCGACCACGATGTGGGTCGGCTGCTCGTCGCGGAGCACGTTGATCAGCATCGAGGTGAAGCCGTAGACGGCGTTGGTCGGCTGCCCCGTGGTGGTGGAGAAGTTCTCCACCGGCAGGGCGAAGAACGCCCGGTATGCCAGGGAGTGTCCGTCGACGAGGAGCAGGCGCGGCGTCGTAGCTGTCACGGCAGCGACTCTAGTCCGTAGGCCCGACAACCCCACGCACGGCGGCACCGCCGACACGACGGCCGGTCGCCCCCGCGAGGGGGACGACCGGCCGTCGTGGGTCGGGCCTCAGGCCACGCCGAGGTACGCCTCCTTGACCGCCGGGTCGTGCAGCAGGTCCCGGCCGGTGCCCTCCTTGACGATCCGGCCGGTCTCCAGCACGTAGCCCCGGTGGGCGCGGGAGAGCGCCTGCTGGGCGTTCTGCTCCACCAGCAGGATGGTGGTGCCCTGCTCGTTGATCCGCGTGATGATCTCGAAGATCTGCTGGATCAGCTTCGGCGCCAGCCCCATCGAGGGCTCGTCGAGCAGCAGCAGCCGCGGGCGGGCCATCAGCGCCCGGCCCACCGCCAGCATCTGCTGCTCACCGCCGGAGAGCGTGCCGCCGGCCTGCTTGCGCCGCTCGGCGAGGCGGGGAAAGAGGTCCATGACCATCTTCATGTCCTCGGCGATGCCGGCGCGGTCCCGCCGGGTGTACGCGCCCATCTCCAGGTTCTCGACCACGCTCATGCCGGGGAAGACGCCCCGCCCCTCGGGCGCCTGCCCGATGCCCCGGGCGACGCGCAGGTCCGCCCGCATCCGGGTGACGTCCGTACCGTCGAAGACGATCGAGCCGGACGCGATCGGGCGCAGCCCGGAGATCGCCCGCATGGTGGTGGTCTTACCGGCGCCGTTCGCGCCGATCAGCGCCACCACCTCGCCCTCGTCGACCCGCAGGCTGATCCCGTGCAGCGCCTGGATCCGCCCGTACAGCAGGGTCAGGTCGTTGATCTCAAGCAGCATCGGTCGGCACCCCCAGGTACGCGGCGATCACCTTCGGGTCCTCGCGGACCTCGGCCGGCAGGCCCTCGGCGATCTTCTTGCCGAACTCCAGCACGACGATCCGGTCGGTGACACCCATGACGAGCCGCATGTCGTGCTCGATGAGCAGCACCGTCGTGCCGTTGTCCCGGATCTTACGGATCAGCCCGAGCAGTTCCTCCTTCTCCGCCGGGGTGAAGCCGGCGGCCGGCTCGTCCAGGCAGAGCAGGGTCGGGTCGGTGGCGAGCGCCCGGGCGATCTCCAGCCGGCGCTGCTCGCCGTACGAGAGATTGCGGGCCAGGTCCCCGGCGCGGCGCTCGATGCCGACGAAGCGCAACAGCTCGTACGCCTTGTCCCGGCCCTGCCGCTCCTCCCGCCAGTGCCGCGGCAGCCGCAGCATCGCGGAGATCACGCTGGTCTTGTGGTGGACGTCCGCGCCCACCATCACGTTCTCCAGCGCGGTCATCTCCGGGAAGAGCCGGATGTTCTGGAACGTCCGGGCGATGCCGGCCTTGGTGATCCACGACCGGCGGCGGCCGTTGATCCGCTGGCCGGCGAACCGGATCTCCCCGGTGGTGGGCCGGTAGACGCCGGTCATCGCGTTGAAGCAGGTCGTCTTGCCGGCGCCGTTCGGACCGATCAGGCCGAGGATCTCGCCCTTGTAGAGGGTGAAGGCGACGTCGTCGAGGGCCACCACACCGCCGAAGCGGAGGGTGACGTGGTCGACCTCCAGCAGCGGCTCCCGGCCGGCCGGGGCGGTGTCGCCCGGCGTCGGCTCGACCGGGGTGTCCGCGCCCTTCTCCGGCGGGGTGCCGACGGTGCTGCGACCGTCGTCGGCGATGTCCCGCTCGCTGGTCTCGTCCCGCTGGCTGTGCATCTGCGGCTCACTCATTGGGCACCGTCTCCTGGGGAACCGCTTCCTTGCGCCGGTCGGCGATCTCGGCCGCGCGCCGCCGGTTGGGCACCAGACCCTCCGGCCGGAAGATCATCATCACGATGACCACCAGACCGAAGACGAGGATCCGGTACTCGGCGGCGTCGAACTCCACACCGAGGAGGTCACCGATGCCACGCAACCACTCCGGCAGGTACCAGGTGATCGCCCCGCCGAGGATGGCGCCCTTGATGTTGCCGGCACCGCCGAGGATCACCGCGGCGAGCACCAGGATCGAGCTCTCCAGCACGAACTGGTCGGAGTTGATGAACGTCTGCTTCCCGGCGAACACCGCCCCGGTCAGGCCGGCGACGGCGGCGCCGATCGCGAACGCCCAGAGCTTGTACTTGAACGTGGGCACGCCCATGATCTCGGCGGCGTCCTCGTCCTCCCGGATCGCCACCCAGGCCCGGCCCACCCGGCTGTTGGCCAGGTTCCGGATCAGCAGCAGCACGACCAGGATGATCGTCAGGATCAGCCAGTAGTACGGCCGGGCGTCGACCACGCCGAACAGGGGCTTGCCGTCGCTGCCGGTGCCCGGCGGGTGCGGGATGGCGGGGATGCCCCGCTGCCCCTGCATGACTCCGTCCTGGCGGGCGGCGTAGAGCCGGATCATCTCGGCGAAGCCGAGCGTCACGATCGCCAGGTAGTCGCCGCGCAGCCGCAGCGTCGGGCCGCCCAGGATGACCCCGGAGACCATCGCCACCATGACCGCGATCGGCACCGCCGCCAGCCACGGCCAGTTCGTGCCGAACCGGCTCTCCGGCGAGGTCAGCAGCGCGACCGTGTACGCCCCGAGCGCGTAGAAGCCGAAGTAGCCCAGGTCGAGCAGGCCGGCGAAGCCGACCACGACGTTGAGGCCCACCGCCAGCAGCACGAACACCGCGGTGTCGAACAGCACGCCCGCGAAGTCGGAGCGGGTCGTGTAGAAGGCGAAGTACTCGCTGCCGATCGGGAAGCCCAGGTACTCGTAGAACCACTTGTTGGGCAGGATGTAGAGCAGCACGATCAGCGCCGCGATCGCGGCCATCCGCACCGGCTTCGGCATCGCCGCCCAGCGGCTCTTGAGGACCGAGGTCCGCTTCTTGTCCACGGTGGCGGTCATGCGCGCGCCCTCCCGAGAGATTCGCCGAGCAGACCGGTCGGCCGGAACATCAGCAGCACGATCAGCAGCACGAAGCCGGTGAAGTCCTTCCAGTCGCCGCCGAACACGCCGGCCGCGTAGTTCTCCACCACACCGAGCAGCAGGCCGCCGAGCAGCGCGCCGCGCAGGTTGCCGATGCCACCGAGGACCGCGGCCGCGAAGCACTTGAGCCCGATCAGGAACCCGACGTTGAACTTGGTGAAGCCGAACCGGACGTCCCACAGCAGCGCGCCGACTCCGGCCATCAGGCCACCGAGCACGAACACCAGCAGGATCACGCGGTTCTTGTTGACGCCCATCAGCGCGGCGGTGTCCGCGTCCTGGGCCACCGCCCGGATGCCCCGGCCGAGCCGGCTGCGGTTCACGAACTGGTCCAGCGCCACCATCATGATCAGCGTGACGGCGAGGATGAGCAGCTGGAGGTTGGTGATCGCGGCGCCGAAGAGGGTGAAGACCGTCTTGGACGGGATCAGCTCCGGCATGCCGAACGGCGCGCGGCTGGTGCCGATGCCGAAGGACTCGGACAGCACGAAGGACGCGCCGATGGCAGTGATGAGGAAGGCCAGCGGCGGCGCGTTACGGCGGCGCAGCGGCCGGTAGGCCACCAGCTCGACGGTGACCGCGGTCAGCGCCGAGGCGGCCATCGCGACCACCAGGCCGGCGACCACCGCCAGGATCAGCGGGCCGAGGGCCGGGGCTGCCGAGTTCTGGTCGTAGCCGAGGGCCTGCCAGGTCCACATGGCGGTGAAGGTACCGACCATGAAGACCTCGGAGTGGGCGAAGTTGATCAGGCGCAGGACGCCGTACACGAGGGTGTAGCCGAGGGCGATGAGGGCGTAGATCGCGCCCTGCTCCAACCCCGTGATCGTAAGGGTGGGGAAGTTCCCGAAGAGCTCATCGAAGTTCAAAGGGGGGCTCCAATGGTGCGGCCAAGCGGTGCGGCCGGGAGATGACTCCCGGCCGCACGCTCAGCGTCCCTGGCGGGACCGGATCGATCCGGTCAGGCCTTCGGGATCTCGATGTCGGGGACGACCTTGCCCGCGTTCACCTTGAACGCCCAGACGATCACCTGCGCCGGGTCGAGCTCGCCGTTCGACTCGAACTTGTAGGTCACGCCGGTGGCGGCACCGGTGCCGTTGTAGGAGTTCACGAAGCTCAGCAGGTCGGCCCGGGAGGACTTACCGGCCTTGATGCCCTCGAGGAAGATCTTCGAGATGTCGTACGACACGTCGGCGTAGGTGCCCGGCTCGGCGTTGTCGAAGGCCGCCTTGTAGTCGGTCACGAAGGTGCCCTTGGCCGCGGTGGCCGGGGCGCACGGGCAGGTCAGGATGGTGCCCTCGGCGACCTGCTCGCCCGCCACCTTGATGAAGTTGGCGTCGTTGACGCCGTCGCCGGCGACCATCGTGCCCTTCCAGCCCGCGCCCTTGAGCTGCTTGAGCAGCAGGCCGGCCTCGGTGTAGTAGCCACCGAAGAAGAGGACGTTCGCGCCGCTGCCCTGGATCTTGGTGACCACGGCGGAGAAGTTGGTCTGCTTGACCTGGATCTTGTCCTGGCCAGCCGGGGTGCCGATGACCTTCTTGACCTCGTCCACCAGGCCCGCGCCGTACGCCGACTGGTCGTCGACGACGTAGACCTTGTCGGCCTTGAGGACGTTCTTGATGTAGCGGCCGGCGGCCGGGCCCTGCGAGGTGTCGTTGCCGACGCCCCGGTGGAAGATCTTCCAGTTCTTGGTGCTCAGGCTCGGACGGGTCGCCGACGGGGTGATGATCGGCAG
This genomic window contains:
- a CDS encoding ABC transporter ATP-binding protein, encoding MLLEINDLTLLYGRIQALHGISLRVDEGEVVALIGANGAGKTTTMRAISGLRPIASGSIVFDGTDVTRMRADLRVARGIGQAPEGRGVFPGMSVVENLEMGAYTRRDRAGIAEDMKMVMDLFPRLAERRKQAGGTLSGGEQQMLAVGRALMARPRLLLLDEPSMGLAPKLIQQIFEIITRINEQGTTILLVEQNAQQALSRAHRGYVLETGRIVKEGTGRDLLHDPAVKEAYLGVA
- a CDS encoding ABC transporter ATP-binding protein, coding for MSEPQMHSQRDETSERDIADDGRSTVGTPPEKGADTPVEPTPGDTAPAGREPLLEVDHVTLRFGGVVALDDVAFTLYKGEILGLIGPNGAGKTTCFNAMTGVYRPTTGEIRFAGQRINGRRRSWITKAGIARTFQNIRLFPEMTALENVMVGADVHHKTSVISAMLRLPRHWREERQGRDKAYELLRFVGIERRAGDLARNLSYGEQRRLEIARALATDPTLLCLDEPAAGFTPAEKEELLGLIRKIRDNGTTVLLIEHDMRLVMGVTDRIVVLEFGKKIAEGLPAEVREDPKVIAAYLGVPTDAA
- a CDS encoding branched-chain amino acid ABC transporter permease — its product is MTATVDKKRTSVLKSRWAAMPKPVRMAAIAALIVLLYILPNKWFYEYLGFPIGSEYFAFYTTRSDFAGVLFDTAVFVLLAVGLNVVVGFAGLLDLGYFGFYALGAYTVALLTSPESRFGTNWPWLAAVPIAVMVAMVSGVILGGPTLRLRGDYLAIVTLGFAEMIRLYAARQDGVMQGQRGIPAIPHPPGTGSDGKPLFGVVDARPYYWLILTIILVVLLLIRNLANSRVGRAWVAIREDEDAAEIMGVPTFKYKLWAFAIGAAVAGLTGAVFAGKQTFINSDQFVLESSILVLAAVILGGAGNIKGAILGGAITWYLPEWLRGIGDLLGVEFDAAEYRILVFGLVVIVMMIFRPEGLVPNRRRAAEIADRRKEAVPQETVPNE
- a CDS encoding branched-chain amino acid ABC transporter permease, with the protein product MNFDELFGNFPTLTITGLEQGAIYALIALGYTLVYGVLRLINFAHSEVFMVGTFTAMWTWQALGYDQNSAAPALGPLILAVVAGLVVAMAASALTAVTVELVAYRPLRRRNAPPLAFLITAIGASFVLSESFGIGTSRAPFGMPELIPSKTVFTLFGAAITNLQLLILAVTLIMMVALDQFVNRSRLGRGIRAVAQDADTAALMGVNKNRVILLVFVLGGLMAGVGALLWDVRFGFTKFNVGFLIGLKCFAAAVLGGIGNLRGALLGGLLLGVVENYAAGVFGGDWKDFTGFVLLIVLLMFRPTGLLGESLGRARA
- a CDS encoding branched-chain amino acid ABC transporter substrate-binding protein — encoded protein: MRQKLARVLGGVAIGALVFSGAACKADSGSDASGSKAACDLKIGFFGPLTGDAAGLGIHMRNGTKLAIDQYNKDNKDCQVKLEEYDSQGDPAKAPALAQKAVGDSKVVGIIGPAFSGESEVADPIFDEAGLPIITPSATRPSLSTKNWKIFHRGVGNDTSQGPAAGRYIKNVLKADKVYVVDDQSAYGAGLVDEVKKVIGTPAGQDKIQVKQTNFSAVVTKIQGSGANVLFFGGYYTEAGLLLKQLKGAGWKGTMVAGDGVNDANFIKVAGEQVAEGTILTCPCAPATAAKGTFVTDYKAAFDNAEPGTYADVSYDISKIFLEGIKAGKSSRADLLSFVNSYNGTGAATGVTYKFESNGELDPAQVIVWAFKVNAGKVVPDIEIPKA